A genome region from Geminicoccus roseus DSM 18922 includes the following:
- a CDS encoding site-specific tyrosine recombinase XerD, translating to MPEIRSSLAPFLEMMAVERGASRNTLDAYRNDLEGWLAFLRTRRRSEADADEDDVRAFLQSTADAGLKATTQARRLAAIRQFHRFLHLEGHRPDDPTLSVDGPRRQRALPRVLAEEEVEALLAVARTKAGPEGLRLTCLLELAYASGLRVSELVGLTLSAFTPDRSALLVRGKGGKERMVPVGRFAREALARWLEIRPTDRKNRLFPSTGASGHLTRQHVLFMLKRLAPEAGIDPDRISPHVLRHAFATHLLAHGADLRAVQTMLGHADIATTQIYTHVHPEHLATVVTDHHPLARSTKKPAES from the coding sequence ATGCCTGAAATCCGCTCATCTCTGGCTCCTTTCCTGGAGATGATGGCCGTGGAGCGCGGCGCCTCCAGGAACACGCTGGACGCCTATCGCAACGACCTGGAGGGCTGGCTTGCCTTCCTTCGGACGCGGAGGCGCAGCGAAGCCGATGCCGACGAGGATGATGTCCGCGCATTCCTGCAGTCCACCGCCGACGCCGGCCTGAAGGCCACCACCCAGGCGCGCCGGCTGGCCGCCATCCGGCAATTCCACCGCTTCCTGCACCTTGAAGGGCACCGCCCGGACGATCCGACGCTTTCGGTGGACGGGCCACGCCGCCAGCGCGCGCTGCCGCGCGTCCTGGCCGAGGAGGAGGTCGAGGCGCTGCTTGCCGTGGCGCGGACCAAGGCGGGACCTGAGGGCCTGCGCCTGACCTGCCTGCTGGAACTGGCCTATGCCTCCGGCTTGCGCGTGTCCGAACTGGTCGGGCTGACCCTGAGCGCCTTCACCCCGGACCGGTCCGCCCTGCTGGTGCGGGGCAAGGGTGGCAAGGAGCGGATGGTCCCGGTCGGCCGGTTCGCCCGGGAAGCGCTGGCACGCTGGCTGGAGATCCGGCCGACCGATCGGAAGAACCGGCTCTTTCCTTCCACGGGCGCCAGCGGCCATCTCACCCGGCAGCATGTCCTGTTCATGCTGAAACGGCTGGCGCCGGAGGCCGGGATCGATCCGGACAGGATCTCGCCGCATGTCCTGCGCCATGCCTTCGCCACCCATCTGCTCGCTCACGGGGCGGATCTGAGGGCCGTGCAGACCATGTTGGGTCACGCCGACATTGCGACGACGCAGATCTACACGCATGTTCACCCCGAGCACCTGGCGACCGTGGTGACCGATCATCACCCGCTCGCGAGATCCACCAAAAAACCGGCGGAGTCCTGA